Proteins encoded in a region of the Streptomyces violaceoruber genome:
- a CDS encoding aminotransferase class I/II-fold pyridoxal phosphate-dependent enzyme, whose translation MLGEYRITGRGAAEISASVERAVGSGELEPGQPLPPMRELAQRLGVNPNTVAAAYRTLRERGVIETAGRRGSRVRAKPATTGREFIRVDVPAGVRDVSDGNPDPALLPALGPVFAVAAAQGDREPVLYGHAPVDPELARVARAELDADGVPGGPVMVTSGSLDAMERVLAAHLRPGDAVAVEDPGWGSLLDLVPALGLRTVPVGVDDQGPLPEDVRRVLAAGARALVVTDRAQNPTGAAVGAVRARALRSVLREHPGTLLIEDDHGHGIVDLPLHPLAGTTRHWALVRSAAKACGPDLRLAVLTGDPVTLDRVHGRQRLGPGWVSRITQRAVARLWADGAVDARAVAGVYGRRRDGLLGALAEHGVTGYGRSGMNVWIPVPDETGAVARLLHAGWAVAPGARFRLGAPPGIRITVSTLGEDDLGPLAEAVAAATGPGSGPPRSYV comes from the coding sequence GTGCTAGGAGAGTATCGGATCACAGGGCGGGGCGCAGCGGAGATCTCCGCGAGCGTCGAGCGCGCGGTGGGCTCGGGAGAGCTGGAGCCGGGGCAACCCCTGCCGCCGATGCGGGAGTTGGCGCAGCGGCTCGGGGTGAACCCGAACACCGTCGCCGCCGCCTACCGCACCCTGCGGGAACGCGGGGTCATCGAGACGGCCGGGCGGAGGGGCAGCCGGGTGCGCGCGAAACCGGCGACCACCGGGCGGGAGTTCATCCGCGTCGACGTGCCCGCGGGTGTGCGCGACGTGTCCGACGGCAATCCGGACCCGGCGTTGCTGCCCGCGCTGGGCCCCGTGTTCGCCGTGGCGGCCGCGCAGGGCGACCGCGAACCGGTGCTGTACGGGCACGCGCCCGTGGATCCGGAGCTGGCCCGCGTCGCGCGGGCCGAACTGGACGCCGACGGTGTGCCGGGCGGGCCCGTGATGGTGACGTCCGGCTCCCTGGACGCCATGGAGCGGGTCCTCGCGGCCCATCTCAGGCCCGGTGACGCCGTCGCCGTCGAGGACCCGGGCTGGGGCAGCCTCCTGGACCTGGTGCCCGCGCTCGGCCTGCGCACGGTCCCCGTCGGCGTCGACGACCAGGGGCCGCTGCCCGAGGACGTGCGGCGGGTCCTGGCGGCCGGTGCCCGCGCCCTGGTGGTCACGGACCGTGCGCAGAACCCGACCGGCGCCGCGGTGGGCGCGGTACGCGCGCGTGCGCTGCGGTCCGTCCTGCGCGAGCACCCCGGCACGCTGCTCATCGAGGACGACCACGGCCACGGCATCGTCGACCTGCCGCTGCACCCCCTCGCCGGTACGACCCGTCACTGGGCCCTCGTCCGTTCCGCGGCCAAGGCCTGCGGTCCCGACCTGCGGCTCGCCGTGCTCACCGGGGACCCCGTCACGCTCGACCGGGTGCACGGGCGGCAGCGGCTGGGCCCCGGCTGGGTCAGCCGCATCACCCAGCGGGCCGTGGCCCGGCTGTGGGCCGACGGCGCGGTGGACGCCCGTGCGGTGGCGGGGGTGTACGGGCGACGCAGGGACGGGCTCCTCGGCGCCCTCGCGGAACACGGGGTCACCGGGTACGGCCGCAGCGGCATGAACGTGTGGATCCCGGTGCCGGACGAGACGGGTGCCGTCGCCCGGCTCCTGCACGCCGGCTGGGCGGTCGCCCCCGGGGCCCGCTTCCGCCTGGGCGCGCCGCCGGGCATCCGGATCACGGTCTCGACGCTGGGGGAGGACGACCTCGGACCGCTGGCGGAGGCGGTCGCCGCGGCGACCGGGCCGGGTTCGGGGCCGCCGCGGAGCTACGTCTGA
- a CDS encoding DMT family transporter, producing MSSVPSPSAPSPARRVLDWRLRFGLLSLVWGFSFLFMKVGTESFAPFQVTLGRLAFGTAVVAAAMAVKRERLPRGAWTWLHLTVAGFLLNALPFSLFAFSELTIPSSLAGICNATSPLWGMALSLVALSEDRPTRRRVAGLGIGFLGVLTVLGVWQGFHGLDVTGTALALLASFSYPVGWIYVRRTLAGSSHSHLSLTGAQLGLATLQLAVVTPLFTSVPTSFPVLPLLAVAALGVLGTGLAFLIQYDLVAEVGPTTAQMVTYFTPVIATAAGVALLGESLSWSTPVGAAVVLAGAALTQSRPRANRAGTAPAPAPAPETPGTTGVRQGSRV from the coding sequence ATGAGCAGCGTCCCGTCCCCCTCCGCCCCTTCCCCGGCCCGCCGCGTCCTCGACTGGCGGCTGCGCTTCGGACTCCTCTCCCTCGTCTGGGGTTTCAGCTTCCTCTTCATGAAGGTGGGCACCGAGAGTTTCGCCCCGTTCCAGGTCACGCTCGGGCGGCTGGCGTTCGGCACGGCGGTGGTGGCCGCGGCGATGGCGGTGAAGCGGGAGCGGCTTCCGCGCGGGGCGTGGACGTGGCTGCATTTGACGGTCGCCGGGTTCCTCCTCAACGCGCTGCCGTTCTCGCTGTTCGCCTTCTCGGAGCTGACCATCCCGTCGTCTCTCGCGGGCATCTGCAACGCGACCTCACCGCTGTGGGGCATGGCCCTGTCACTGGTCGCCCTGTCCGAGGACCGGCCGACGCGCCGCCGGGTGGCAGGGCTCGGCATCGGCTTCCTCGGCGTCCTGACCGTGCTGGGCGTCTGGCAGGGGTTCCACGGCCTCGACGTCACGGGCACGGCGCTGGCCCTGCTGGCCTCGTTCAGCTATCCGGTCGGCTGGATCTACGTCCGCCGCACGCTGGCCGGCTCCAGCCACTCCCACCTGTCGCTGACCGGTGCCCAGCTGGGCCTGGCCACGCTGCAACTGGCAGTGGTGACCCCGCTGTTCACCTCGGTGCCCACCAGCTTCCCGGTACTCCCGCTGCTGGCGGTCGCGGCCCTGGGCGTGCTCGGCACCGGGCTCGCCTTCCTGATCCAGTACGACCTGGTCGCCGAGGTCGGCCCGACGACGGCCCAGATGGTCACCTACTTCACCCCGGTCATCGCGACGGCCGCGGGCGTCGCCCTGCTCGGCGAGTCGCTGTCCTGGTCGACCCCGGTCGGCGCGGCCGTCGTCCTCGCCGGCGCGGCCCTGACCCAGTCCCGGCCCAGGGCGAACCGGGCCGGGACCGCGCCCGCGCCCGCGCCCGCGCCGGAGACTCCGGGAACGACGGGGGTACGACAGGGCTCGCGGGTCTGA
- a CDS encoding pyridoxamine 5'-phosphate oxidase family protein, with product MTVTQRRGRRIMMTPGELEAFLTAQRTCRVATVSADGAPHVSTLWFVWDGASMWLYSVVRSRRWADLRRDPRVAIVVDTGEEYDELRGVELSGRVAFVGEAPRTGELCAELDFPETLFARKNFGLQEMPHDGRHAWLRLTPEKVVSWDFRKLARV from the coding sequence ATGACCGTGACGCAGCGCCGGGGGCGCCGGATCATGATGACGCCCGGCGAGCTGGAGGCGTTCCTCACCGCCCAGCGCACCTGCCGGGTCGCCACCGTCTCGGCGGACGGCGCCCCGCACGTGAGCACGCTCTGGTTCGTCTGGGACGGTGCCTCGATGTGGCTGTACTCGGTCGTGCGCAGTCGGCGCTGGGCGGACCTGCGGCGCGATCCGCGGGTGGCGATCGTCGTCGACACCGGCGAGGAGTACGACGAGTTGCGGGGCGTGGAGCTGTCCGGCCGGGTGGCGTTCGTGGGCGAGGCGCCGCGCACCGGTGAGCTGTGCGCCGAACTCGACTTTCCGGAGACGCTGTTCGCCCGCAAGAACTTCGGCCTCCAGGAGATGCCCCACGACGGCCGGCACGCCTGGCTGCGGCTGACGCCGGAGAAGGTGGTCTCCTGGGACTTCCGCAAGCTGGCGCGGGTGTAG
- a CDS encoding Rieske (2Fe-2S) protein, with protein MTSAPFHPAAGPARRTVVAAAGAAGLTAVLAACSDSDDGASGDGGTAPSGSPSQEAGGGGSGGGENAGAGAALAATADIPEGGGKVFPDQKVVVTQPAAGDFKAFSATCTHQGCAVKSVADGLINCPCHNSSFSITDGSVQGGPAPKPLPAVQITVSGDSIRLAG; from the coding sequence ATGACCAGCGCACCGTTTCATCCCGCAGCGGGACCGGCCCGTCGTACCGTCGTGGCGGCGGCCGGGGCGGCGGGACTCACCGCCGTGCTGGCCGCCTGCTCAGACTCGGACGACGGCGCGTCCGGCGACGGCGGCACCGCTCCCTCCGGCAGTCCCTCCCAGGAGGCGGGCGGCGGCGGTTCGGGCGGCGGCGAGAACGCGGGAGCCGGGGCCGCCCTCGCGGCGACGGCCGACATCCCCGAGGGCGGCGGGAAGGTCTTCCCCGATCAGAAGGTGGTGGTGACCCAGCCCGCGGCGGGCGACTTCAAGGCCTTCTCCGCCACCTGCACCCACCAGGGCTGCGCCGTGAAGAGCGTGGCCGACGGGCTCATCAACTGCCCCTGCCACAACAGCAGCTTCTCGATCACCGACGGCAGCGTGCAGGGCGGTCCCGCGCCCAAGCCGCTGCCCGCCGTGCAGATCACGGTCAGCGGGGACTCGATCCGGCTGGCCGGATGA
- a CDS encoding LysR family transcriptional regulator, with product MLNLERLRTLDALARHGSVSGAAAGLHITTSAVSQQMAKLEREAGQRLLAKNGRGVRLTDAGRLLAEHAARILSQVELAQADLEAQRGQVAGELRLSAFPTAARGLFPAALAALRAEHPALRIRSSELEPERGINGVVRGDLDLAVVLDWYNKPMPLPDGLVKAPLLDDPADVALPVGHRLAGRDEVDLAEFAEDEWITWGEGEFCHEWLMFTLRSKGIEPIVGHRAAETHTQLGLVAAGLGVCIAPLLGRHPMPAAVVTVPLRQRVRRHVYVVWRADADRRPSIRAAVDALRAAAREVGEAG from the coding sequence ATGTTGAACCTGGAGCGCCTGCGGACCCTCGACGCCCTCGCCCGGCACGGATCGGTCAGCGGCGCCGCGGCCGGCCTGCACATCACCACCTCGGCGGTCTCCCAGCAGATGGCCAAGCTGGAGCGCGAGGCCGGGCAGCGGCTCCTCGCCAAGAACGGGCGGGGCGTACGCCTCACGGACGCCGGCCGGCTGCTCGCCGAGCACGCGGCCCGCATCCTCTCCCAGGTCGAGCTGGCCCAGGCCGACCTGGAGGCGCAGCGCGGACAGGTGGCGGGCGAGCTGCGGCTGTCGGCGTTCCCCACGGCCGCCCGCGGACTCTTCCCCGCCGCGCTGGCCGCCCTGCGCGCCGAGCACCCCGCGCTGCGCATCCGCTCCTCGGAGCTGGAGCCGGAGCGCGGCATCAACGGCGTGGTGCGCGGCGACCTGGACCTGGCCGTCGTGCTCGACTGGTACAACAAGCCGATGCCACTGCCCGACGGACTCGTCAAGGCGCCGCTCCTGGACGATCCCGCCGACGTCGCCCTGCCCGTCGGCCACCGGCTGGCCGGCCGGGACGAGGTGGACCTCGCGGAGTTCGCCGAGGACGAGTGGATCACGTGGGGCGAGGGGGAGTTCTGCCATGAGTGGCTGATGTTCACGCTGCGCTCCAAGGGCATCGAGCCGATCGTCGGCCATCGCGCCGCCGAGACCCACACTCAGCTCGGGCTGGTCGCCGCCGGGCTCGGCGTGTGCATCGCCCCCCTGCTCGGCCGCCATCCGATGCCCGCCGCGGTCGTCACGGTGCCGCTGAGGCAGCGGGTGCGCCGGCACGTGTACGTCGTCTGGCGCGCGGACGCCGACCGCCGCCCGTCGATCCGGGCGGCGGTGGACGCGCTGCGGGCGGCGGCGCGGGAGGTGGGCGAGGCGGGGTGA